The following coding sequences lie in one Spinacia oleracea cultivar Varoflay chromosome 1, BTI_SOV_V1, whole genome shotgun sequence genomic window:
- the LOC110777023 gene encoding actin-depolymerizing factor 4: protein MANAASGMAVDDQCKLKFLELKAKRTYRFIVFKIEEKQKQVIVEKVGEPNESYEDFTKNIPADECRYAVYDFDYVTAENCQKSRIFFIAWSPDNAKVRSKMIYASSKDRFKRELDGIQVELQATDPSEMDLDVIKSRVV, encoded by the exons ATG GCCAACGCTGCATCAGGAATGGCTGTTGATGATCAGTGCAAGCTCAAATTTTTAGAGCTGAAGGCGAAAAGGACATACCGCTTCATTGTATTTAAGATTGAAGAAAAGCAAAAGCAGGTTATTGTGGAAAAGGTTGGTGAGCCTAACGAAAGCTACGAGGATTTCACTAAGAACATTCCTGCTGATGAGTGCAGATATGCTGTGTATGATTTTGATTATGTGACTGCTGAGAATTGCCAAAAGAGCAGGATCTTTTTCATTGCATG GTCCCCTGACAATGCAAAGGTGAGAAGCAAGATGATATACGCAAGCTCAAAGGACAGGTTCAAGAGAGAGCTGGATGGTATTCAAGTTGAATTGCAAGCGACCGATCCTTCTGAGATGGATTTGGATGTTATTAAAAGCCGTGTCGTGTAA